From the genome of Scytonema hofmannii PCC 7110, one region includes:
- a CDS encoding pentapeptide repeat-containing protein has product MTRLSNRIWARIVCLLLWAVVFLTAPVSCAGFAPQALALDYNKESLVEQDFSGRDLTDSSFSHANLRYSNLSHTNLNGVSFFAANLESANLEGADLTNATLDSARLIKTNLTNAVLNGAFAANAKFDGAIIDGADFTDVLLRKDEQQKLCKVAKGTNSTTGRNTRDTLFCR; this is encoded by the coding sequence ATGACTAGGTTAAGCAATCGGATTTGGGCAAGGATAGTCTGTTTACTGCTTTGGGCAGTAGTATTTCTTACAGCCCCTGTAAGTTGTGCGGGATTTGCGCCACAAGCATTGGCACTTGACTACAACAAAGAAAGCTTGGTAGAGCAGGATTTTTCAGGACGTGACCTCACAGATTCCAGCTTTTCTCATGCCAATCTCCGTTACAGCAATTTGAGTCACACTAATTTAAACGGTGTTAGTTTTTTTGCTGCTAATCTCGAATCGGCAAATTTAGAGGGTGCAGATCTCACAAATGCGACTTTAGACTCAGCCCGCTTGATCAAAACGAATTTGACTAATGCAGTTCTGAATGGTGCTTTTGCTGCCAATGCCAAATTTGATGGTGCTATTATAGACGGAGCAGATTTTACTGATGTGCTGCTACGTAAAGATGAGCAACAAAAATTGTGTAAGGTAGCTAAAGGTACTAATTCAACCACAGGACGCAACACTCGCGACACTTTATTCTGTCGTTAA
- a CDS encoding glycosyltransferase, translating to MRILFISIHFPEDLSKSTLGIYKRMSMFIDAIKALGQLDMLFFVPPETDLSPEAIAQTERSFSQHWQTPLNLFLCPKEEDDSLPKWKQQWGGIFSFFQQSDFFITSRQMQALEKCLSRKPDAIFVHRLSSMSAVMQVQQDLPPIFLDLDDIEHISFMRQIRQPPTRLVTQLYYLQVPARLRGELQAIQLARRTFVCSERDRTYLTERWGLPGVVTISNAIAIPKSQTITLEPTLLMLGGYNYYPNINAANFLIEKVWVQIHKAMPNARLIIAGPYPENIPSYDKGIPGVEFAGFVNNLSELYQRSRVVCCPILSGGGTRVKMVEAAAYGKPIVATRVGSEGLEFKDGQEFLMRDNPNDFAAACLELLRNYDLCDRLGSGARATAIKKYDRANIVRLIQQQIEFQLPSLL from the coding sequence ATGCGAATCCTATTTATATCCATTCACTTTCCTGAAGATTTGAGCAAGAGTACTTTGGGTATCTACAAACGGATGTCAATGTTTATCGATGCAATCAAGGCGCTCGGTCAACTGGATATGCTATTCTTTGTACCACCGGAAACTGACCTTTCTCCAGAAGCGATCGCCCAAACAGAACGCTCGTTTTCTCAACATTGGCAAACACCGCTTAATCTCTTTTTATGTCCTAAGGAGGAAGACGATTCGCTTCCAAAATGGAAGCAGCAATGGGGAGGCATTTTTAGCTTTTTCCAACAGTCAGATTTCTTCATAACGTCGCGACAAATGCAAGCACTTGAAAAATGCTTGAGTCGAAAACCAGATGCAATTTTTGTGCATCGGCTTTCATCCATGAGTGCGGTTATGCAGGTGCAGCAAGATTTACCACCTATTTTTCTCGACTTAGATGATATTGAACATATCAGTTTCATGCGGCAAATTCGACAGCCACCGACGCGTCTGGTTACACAACTCTATTATTTACAAGTACCTGCGCGTTTGCGTGGGGAATTACAAGCTATTCAGTTAGCACGTCGCACTTTTGTTTGCTCGGAACGCGATCGCACTTACCTAACAGAACGTTGGGGATTGCCTGGTGTCGTCACGATATCCAACGCGATCGCAATTCCCAAGTCACAAACAATCACTTTAGAACCTACCCTGTTGATGTTAGGCGGTTACAACTACTATCCCAATATCAACGCCGCCAACTTTTTAATTGAGAAAGTATGGGTTCAAATTCATAAAGCTATGCCCAACGCCCGATTGATTATTGCAGGACCGTATCCAGAAAATATTCCCAGTTATGACAAAGGCATACCTGGTGTTGAATTTGCCGGATTTGTCAATAATTTGTCAGAACTTTATCAGCGATCGCGAGTTGTTTGTTGCCCTATTTTATCAGGAGGGGGAACACGCGTCAAAATGGTTGAAGCGGCTGCCTATGGCAAACCAATAGTTGCGACTCGTGTGGGTTCCGAAGGATTGGAATTCAAAGACGGACAAGAATTTTTGATGCGAGACAATCCCAACGATTTTGCCGCAGCTTGTTTGGAACTTTTGCGGAATTACGATTTGTGCGATCGCTTGGGTAGTGGTGCTCGTGCGACTGCTATTAAGAAATACGATCGCGCTAACATAGTTCGCCTCATCCAGCAGCAAATTGAGTTTCAACTTCCTTCTTTGCTTTGA
- a CDS encoding AAA family ATPase: MHITDINTASPPLSVVRIEVERLFGRYTYILTRKDNSSQLDSSFIILYGDNGSGKTTILKLLFHLLSPKQKCDHHLFLAQTPFSRFSVVLANGTSIIATRTDSNLLGTFQIQILQGSYLFQEIVQIEAENRKTQDYEFYQHLTKLQLNLFLLDDDRRLKSDFFEEETRDYQPNSMKKFLFINPFFEDRTNITRETALKLSIARTEDWIREQALKGANQGVENIHSIYEDIIAQIFHDADKVYDDFPQSPQSMDILINELRSYESRSKEFSHFGLMSPLMTQKIVQILQVNTQINDSIIRNILKPYLDSIAARFNALQKTKDLLSLFENTINKFLHDKHLTLHIKDGMRIVTDTGEELSSEMLSSGEKQLLLLFCNTLTARDRATIFIIDEPEISLNIKWQRQLIRALLELTKDSQIQFIVATHSIELLSQYKTNVVKLANIGK, translated from the coding sequence ATGCATATCACCGATATAAATACGGCTAGTCCTCCTCTTTCTGTCGTTCGCATTGAGGTAGAACGGCTCTTTGGTAGATACACATATATTTTAACAAGGAAAGATAATAGTTCCCAGCTAGATTCGTCTTTTATTATCCTTTATGGAGATAATGGTTCTGGAAAAACAACTATTCTCAAGCTCTTATTTCATCTTCTTTCACCAAAACAAAAATGCGATCACCACTTGTTTTTAGCACAAACTCCTTTTTCTAGATTTTCAGTGGTGCTTGCTAATGGAACAAGTATTATTGCCACTCGTACAGATAGTAATTTACTTGGCACATTTCAAATTCAAATTTTACAAGGAAGTTATCTTTTTCAAGAGATCGTTCAAATTGAAGCTGAGAACAGAAAAACTCAAGATTATGAATTTTATCAACATTTAACTAAGCTTCAGCTAAACTTGTTTCTGTTAGATGATGATAGGCGCTTAAAAAGCGATTTTTTTGAAGAAGAAACTAGAGATTATCAGCCAAATTCTATGAAGAAGTTTCTTTTCATCAATCCTTTTTTTGAAGATCGAACTAACATCACTAGAGAAACTGCACTCAAACTCTCTATTGCTCGAACTGAGGACTGGATACGCGAGCAAGCATTGAAAGGAGCAAACCAAGGAGTAGAAAATATTCATAGTATTTATGAAGATATTATTGCACAAATTTTTCATGATGCTGACAAGGTATATGATGATTTTCCACAATCACCACAGTCTATGGATATTTTGATTAATGAACTTAGGTCCTATGAAAGTCGCAGCAAGGAATTTTCTCATTTTGGTTTAATGTCACCTTTAATGACTCAAAAAATTGTTCAAATATTACAAGTAAACACTCAAATCAATGATTCTATTATACGCAATATATTAAAGCCTTATCTTGATAGTATAGCAGCTCGTTTTAATGCCCTTCAAAAGACGAAAGATTTATTGAGTTTATTTGAGAACACAATAAATAAATTTTTACATGATAAGCATCTAACATTGCATATTAAAGATGGAATGAGAATTGTAACAGATACAGGAGAAGAGTTATCTTCTGAAATGCTTTCTTCAGGAGAAAAACAATTACTGCTTCTATTTTGTAATACATTGACTGCACGCGATCGCGCAACCATATTTATTATTGATGAGCCGGAAATATCGCTCAACATAAAATGGCAGCGTCAACTGATTCGTGCTTTACTAGAACTGACAAAAGATAGCCAGATTCAGTTTATAGTGGCTACTCACTCAATTGAGTTATTGTCTCAATACAAAACTAACGTTGTCAAGTTGGCTAATATTGGTAAGTAA
- a CDS encoding RtcB family protein has protein sequence MQPKNLKRLLQALARQGLDVSYNNKTYSIRLSNTSDAPVAEVLLPQGFPVEAKALKQLANLANVRHPAGGCVCRAYATPDFHPGDGGIAIGSVIETIGQVIPSAVGSDINCGMRLHVANLTIDQFLAKRNQFVERMKGDYFFGTRDVTMNARTMHALFQYGVPGWVDAMLDEPTGSFVKSDLNELLAEGDLIFLNGSMEGDWKLAPEELVPENGLVRDGGLATIGSGNHFVEIQRVERVENRALAHEWGIKEGQIAFMIHSGSRNVGKYIGGMWRDKAKASWEKGLKYPDSHIFPLSVHSHPELVTQYLQAEATAANYGFVNRLLLAELLRLRLREVYGDVEAPLVYDLPHNITLREGAGWVTRKGACPAYEGQPVIIPGSMGTPSYLVVGKGNPAFCASASHGAGRVLSRFDLTRKGASQSEEALGLTGVDCITLREERRIEEAPAAYKPIQPVIDVQVQADMVGVVARLSPVLTFKG, from the coding sequence ATGCAGCCAAAGAATTTAAAACGACTTTTGCAAGCTCTAGCTCGCCAAGGGCTTGATGTCAGCTACAACAACAAGACTTACTCTATTCGTTTATCCAATACCTCCGATGCACCCGTAGCAGAAGTGTTACTTCCACAAGGTTTCCCTGTAGAAGCAAAGGCGCTCAAACAATTAGCAAACTTAGCCAACGTGCGCCATCCTGCTGGTGGATGTGTTTGTCGTGCATATGCAACACCGGACTTTCATCCCGGTGATGGGGGAATTGCCATTGGTTCAGTTATCGAAACAATCGGTCAAGTTATTCCCAGTGCTGTCGGTTCAGATATAAACTGTGGAATGCGCTTGCACGTTGCCAATCTAACAATTGACCAATTCCTGGCAAAGCGCAACCAGTTTGTGGAACGCATGAAAGGGGACTATTTTTTTGGAACCCGTGATGTAACAATGAATGCTCGTACCATGCACGCATTGTTTCAATATGGAGTTCCTGGTTGGGTAGATGCCATGTTAGATGAGCCTACGGGGAGTTTTGTCAAGTCCGATCTTAATGAATTGCTTGCAGAGGGCGATCTCATCTTCTTAAATGGTTCAATGGAGGGAGATTGGAAACTTGCTCCTGAAGAATTAGTCCCTGAAAATGGGCTGGTACGCGATGGTGGGCTTGCAACTATTGGATCTGGGAACCACTTTGTTGAAATTCAAAGAGTAGAACGAGTAGAAAATAGAGCATTAGCCCATGAGTGGGGAATTAAAGAAGGACAAATTGCCTTCATGATTCATTCTGGTTCTCGGAACGTAGGTAAGTACATTGGTGGAATGTGGCGTGACAAAGCTAAAGCATCTTGGGAAAAAGGTTTGAAGTATCCAGACTCCCACATTTTTCCTTTGTCCGTGCATTCCCATCCCGAACTAGTTACCCAGTATCTGCAAGCAGAGGCTACAGCTGCTAACTATGGTTTTGTTAACAGACTTTTGTTAGCAGAATTACTGCGTCTGCGTTTGCGAGAAGTTTATGGAGATGTAGAAGCACCACTGGTGTATGACTTACCGCACAACATCACTTTGCGAGAGGGTGCAGGATGGGTGACTCGCAAAGGTGCTTGTCCCGCCTACGAAGGACAACCCGTAATTATACCGGGATCGATGGGGACGCCATCATATCTGGTAGTGGGGAAAGGCAATCCAGCTTTTTGCGCTTCTGCTTCCCACGGTGCGGGAAGAGTACTTTCACGGTTTGACCTTACCCGTAAAGGAGCATCTCAGAGTGAAGAAGCCTTGGGATTAACAGGTGTAGATTGTATCACTTTGCGGGAAGAACGCCGCATCGAAGAAGCGCCAGCTGCTTATAAACCCATACAGCCCGTAATTGATGTACAGGTACAGGCGGATATGGTGGGTGTTGTGGCTAGGTTGAGTCCGGTGTTGACGTTTAAAGGGTGA
- a CDS encoding DEAD/DEAH box helicase: MNYPALSPEVDPSSIFPFELDRFQKEAIASLNAGRSVVVCAPTGSGKTLIGEYAICRALSRGKRVFYTTPLKALSNQKLRDFRERFGFDNVGLLTGDASINRDASVLVMTTEIFRNMLYGTPIGQVGISLADVEGVVLDECHYMNDRQRGTVWEESIIYCPRSVQLVALSATVANSDELTDWLNQVHGPTDLIYSDFRPVPLEFHFGTVKGLFPLLNDNKTQINSRLLKKKKRGDKEKGKNVRAEAPEITQILTQLQERDMLPAIYFIFSRRGCDKAVAEVGDLWLVNREEAQQLRRQIDEFLTRNPDAGRSGHVGPLYRGIAAHHAGILPAWKVLVEELFQQGLIKVVFATETLAAGINMPARTTVISTLSKRTDTGHRLLNASEFLQMAGRAGRRGMDERGHVVTLQTPFEGAKEAAYLGTSRPDPLVSQFTPSYGMVLNLLQTHTLEQSRELIERSFGQYLANLHLKPQYEYIDYLQTQLDELQAQIETIDEGEVAVYEKLRQRLRVERQLLKTLQEQAQETRQEELAMMLDFAVSGTLLSLKSKNFTMPAPIPAVLVGKTPSPSQTSYLVCLGRDNRWYVVTTSDVLDLHAELPRIEVPADFLPPPEMPLKRGQTLAGNQETAAIAQQIPDPSGTEYMAPEVAEQLSRLVAVQQQLEAHPLHQSGNVSNLSKRKARVGELKAEIQELRSQVEQESQRHWEEFLNLIEILQHFECLVNLVPTELGQSAAALRGENELWLGLVLASKELDNLDPQHLAATVAALVTETPRPDSKVNFDVSSEVDEAWTRLQKIRRSVLKVQYRHGVALPVGLETKFINLVSLVEQWALGMEWVELCDRTSLDEGDVVRILRRTLDLLSQIPHVPHLSDTLRRNANRAMQLIDRFPVNEVVE; this comes from the coding sequence GTGAACTATCCTGCGCTGTCTCCTGAAGTTGACCCAAGTTCGATCTTCCCTTTTGAACTGGATCGGTTCCAAAAGGAAGCGATCGCGTCTCTGAACGCCGGACGCTCCGTAGTTGTGTGTGCGCCCACTGGTTCAGGTAAAACATTAATAGGGGAATATGCTATTTGTCGCGCCCTGTCGCGAGGAAAGCGAGTTTTCTACACGACTCCTTTGAAAGCACTCTCAAATCAGAAACTGCGAGACTTTCGCGAAAGATTTGGCTTTGACAATGTCGGGCTGTTGACTGGCGACGCCTCCATCAACCGAGATGCATCGGTATTGGTTATGACCACAGAGATTTTTCGCAATATGCTCTATGGTACGCCTATCGGGCAAGTTGGGATTTCCTTAGCGGACGTTGAGGGGGTGGTGCTTGACGAGTGCCACTACATGAACGATCGCCAAAGAGGAACAGTTTGGGAAGAATCTATCATATATTGTCCTCGAAGCGTTCAACTTGTAGCCCTGTCAGCAACGGTTGCCAATAGTGATGAACTGACCGACTGGTTAAATCAAGTCCACGGTCCCACAGACTTGATTTATTCTGATTTTCGACCAGTCCCTTTAGAATTTCACTTTGGCACGGTAAAAGGGCTATTTCCGCTATTAAATGACAACAAAACCCAAATTAACTCCCGCCTCCTGAAGAAAAAGAAAAGGGGAGACAAAGAAAAAGGCAAAAATGTAAGAGCTGAAGCACCTGAGATCACTCAGATTCTAACCCAACTCCAAGAACGGGATATGCTACCAGCTATTTACTTTATCTTCAGTCGCCGAGGTTGTGATAAAGCAGTGGCAGAAGTTGGCGATCTCTGGCTGGTTAATAGAGAGGAAGCACAACAGTTACGCAGGCAAATTGACGAATTTTTAACACGCAATCCCGATGCAGGTCGTTCCGGACACGTCGGACCTCTGTATCGAGGTATTGCAGCACACCATGCGGGGATATTACCTGCTTGGAAAGTACTGGTAGAAGAACTCTTCCAGCAAGGGCTGATTAAAGTTGTATTTGCTACCGAAACTTTGGCTGCAGGAATTAATATGCCAGCCAGAACAACAGTCATTTCTACCCTCTCCAAGCGTACCGATACAGGACATCGCTTGTTAAACGCTTCCGAGTTTCTGCAAATGGCAGGAAGAGCGGGGCGTCGGGGGATGGATGAACGGGGTCATGTGGTGACCCTGCAAACTCCTTTTGAAGGAGCAAAGGAAGCAGCGTATTTAGGGACATCTAGACCAGATCCCCTAGTCAGCCAGTTTACGCCCAGTTACGGCATGGTGCTCAACCTACTGCAAACTCATACGCTTGAGCAATCAAGAGAACTGATAGAACGCAGTTTTGGGCAATACTTGGCGAATCTTCATCTCAAACCGCAGTATGAGTATATAGACTATTTACAAACACAATTAGACGAACTTCAAGCACAGATTGAAACGATTGACGAAGGGGAAGTGGCTGTTTATGAGAAATTAAGGCAACGCTTGCGAGTAGAACGTCAATTATTGAAAACGCTGCAAGAACAGGCTCAAGAAACCCGACAAGAAGAATTGGCAATGATGTTAGATTTTGCTGTATCGGGAACGCTTTTGAGTCTCAAGAGTAAAAACTTTACAATGCCCGCGCCAATTCCCGCAGTGTTGGTGGGGAAAACACCAAGTCCCAGTCAAACGAGTTATCTAGTTTGTTTGGGGCGAGATAATCGGTGGTATGTTGTGACAACCTCCGATGTGTTGGATTTGCATGCAGAATTACCTAGAATAGAAGTGCCTGCCGATTTCCTACCACCACCAGAGATGCCTTTGAAACGGGGACAGACACTCGCAGGTAATCAGGAAACAGCAGCCATAGCCCAACAGATTCCCGATCCCAGTGGAACTGAATATATGGCTCCAGAAGTTGCAGAACAGTTGAGCCGTCTTGTTGCAGTACAGCAGCAATTAGAGGCTCATCCCTTGCATCAATCTGGCAATGTGAGCAATCTTTCCAAACGCAAAGCACGTGTTGGTGAATTGAAAGCAGAAATTCAGGAGTTGCGATCGCAAGTCGAGCAAGAATCCCAGCGCCATTGGGAGGAATTTTTGAATTTAATTGAAATTCTACAGCATTTTGAATGTCTGGTTAACTTGGTTCCTACAGAATTGGGACAGAGTGCTGCAGCCCTGAGAGGAGAAAATGAATTATGGCTTGGCTTGGTACTTGCTAGTAAGGAATTAGATAACTTAGATCCGCAACACTTAGCAGCGACAGTAGCAGCATTGGTCACCGAAACACCACGTCCAGACAGCAAAGTTAACTTTGATGTCTCCTCCGAAGTGGATGAGGCTTGGACGAGACTGCAAAAAATTCGTCGTTCCGTACTTAAGGTGCAATATCGCCATGGTGTCGCATTGCCTGTGGGTTTGGAGACTAAATTTATCAATTTGGTTTCTTTAGTAGAACAGTGGGCTTTGGGAATGGAGTGGGTAGAGTTGTGCGATCGCACAAGTTTAGATGAAGGCGACGTGGTAAGAATTTTACGCCGGACTTTAGATTTACTTTCACAAATTCCTCACGTACCTCATTTGTCAGATACCTTGCGCCGTAATGCCAATCGTGCAATGCAATTGATCGATCGATTTCCTGTTAATGAGGTTGTGGAATAG
- the proC gene encoding pyrroline-5-carboxylate reductase, producing the protein MTTKFGLIGGGVMGEALLSRLIARKIYQPSEVIVSEPQPSRQVFLQEEYGITVTPDNRLVFTQVTEVLFLAVKPQVFSAIAQELADVIPTGSKPLVISILAGVTLSQLEAAFPHIPVIRAMPNTPATVGAGMTAICMGAYTKVHHQEIAKKLFSAVGEVVEVSESLMDAVTGLSGSGPAYVALMVEALADGGVAAGLPRAIANQLALQTVLGTATLLHETKIHPAELKDRVTSPGGTTIAGIVQLEQASFRSALIQAVKAATARSQELGK; encoded by the coding sequence ATGACAACTAAATTTGGCTTAATAGGTGGCGGGGTAATGGGAGAAGCGCTGTTATCCCGTCTTATTGCTCGGAAAATATATCAACCATCAGAAGTTATAGTCAGCGAACCGCAGCCCTCACGGCAAGTTTTCTTACAGGAGGAGTACGGTATTACAGTGACACCAGATAATCGTCTGGTTTTCACACAAGTGACAGAAGTCCTATTTCTGGCAGTTAAGCCCCAGGTATTTAGTGCGATCGCCCAAGAATTGGCAGATGTCATACCCACAGGTTCCAAACCTTTAGTCATTTCCATATTGGCAGGTGTGACTCTCAGTCAATTAGAAGCAGCTTTTCCCCACATACCAGTCATTCGGGCGATGCCAAACACCCCTGCAACTGTAGGGGCGGGAATGACGGCGATATGTATGGGGGCATATACCAAGGTACATCACCAAGAAATAGCAAAGAAACTCTTTTCGGCAGTAGGAGAAGTCGTAGAAGTTTCAGAAAGCTTGATGGATGCAGTCACAGGGCTATCAGGATCGGGACCGGCTTACGTAGCGCTGATGGTAGAAGCACTTGCAGATGGGGGAGTCGCAGCAGGTTTACCAAGAGCGATCGCCAACCAACTCGCCCTACAAACTGTACTGGGAACAGCAACACTTCTCCATGAAACAAAAATTCATCCAGCAGAACTCAAAGATCGCGTCACCAGTCCGGGTGGTACAACAATTGCTGGTATTGTCCAATTAGAGCAAGCTTCTTTTCGTTCGGCTTTAATTCAAGCAGTCAAAGCAGCCACAGCACGATCTCAAGAATTGGGAAAATAA
- a CDS encoding cell division protein SepF, translating into MNNIFSKLRDFVGLNEPVEYYYEEEEPDTDSYRNLYQEQNASQQTPQEPTPANRRWREPVPTMGGNDIATGSKPMSNVIGMPGAMNGISEVLVLEPRTFEEMPQAIQALRERKSVVLNLTIMDPDQAQRAVDFVAGGTYALDGHQERIGESIFLFTPSCVQVSTQTGVLHEVPQPPARPRPTATPNQNWGNDANRVAQ; encoded by the coding sequence ATGAACAACATATTTTCCAAGCTGAGAGACTTCGTCGGTCTAAATGAGCCAGTAGAGTACTACTATGAAGAAGAAGAACCCGATACAGATAGTTACCGGAATCTGTATCAGGAACAAAATGCCTCTCAACAAACACCACAAGAACCTACACCAGCTAATCGACGTTGGCGCGAACCTGTGCCTACAATGGGGGGAAATGATATAGCAACAGGTTCTAAGCCGATGAGTAATGTTATTGGTATGCCAGGAGCAATGAACGGGATCTCAGAAGTATTGGTGCTAGAGCCACGCACCTTTGAAGAAATGCCCCAGGCGATTCAAGCATTGCGAGAGCGTAAGTCAGTTGTGTTAAATTTAACAATTATGGACCCGGATCAGGCACAACGGGCAGTAGATTTTGTTGCAGGTGGAACTTACGCCCTAGATGGACATCAAGAACGCATCGGCGAAAGTATCTTTTTGTTTACACCAAGCTGCGTACAAGTTAGTACTCAAACAGGAGTTCTGCACGAAGTTCCCCAACCGCCTGCACGCCCACGTCCTACTGCAACCCCAAATCAAAATTGGGGAAATGACGCTAACCGCGTAGCACAATAA
- a CDS encoding YggS family pyridoxal phosphate-dependent enzyme: protein MSSSPTERIIAIQSSLPSSVRLIAVTKQVAPEMMRHAYAAGIRDFGESRIQEAATKQVELQDLPDITWHFIGKVQSNKAKLAIEHFQWIHSVDSLKLAQRLNQLAQQLGRSPLVCLQVKILSDPNKSGWTVSQLLEDLSQLNECKNLQIHGLMTIPPLGLNESEILDVFHRTRDLAKEIQEKNLSSIKMHQLSMGMSGDYQLAIQAGTTMVRLGTILFGERLYQ from the coding sequence ATGAGCAGTTCGCCCACCGAACGTATTATTGCCATTCAGTCCTCTCTCCCGAGTTCAGTTCGGTTAATTGCTGTTACCAAGCAAGTAGCCCCTGAAATGATGCGCCATGCCTATGCTGCCGGAATTCGCGATTTTGGAGAGAGTCGCATCCAAGAGGCAGCAACCAAACAAGTCGAGTTGCAAGATTTACCAGATATTACCTGGCACTTTATTGGCAAAGTGCAAAGTAACAAAGCAAAACTTGCCATTGAACACTTCCAGTGGATACATTCTGTGGATAGTTTGAAACTGGCTCAACGCTTAAACCAATTAGCACAGCAATTGGGACGAAGCCCTTTGGTTTGCCTGCAAGTCAAAATTCTCAGCGATCCCAACAAGTCAGGTTGGACGGTATCACAGTTACTAGAAGATTTATCACAGCTTAATGAATGTAAAAATTTACAAATTCATGGTTTGATGACAATTCCACCACTTGGATTAAATGAGTCCGAGATACTCGACGTGTTTCATCGTACTCGAGACCTAGCGAAAGAAATTCAAGAAAAAAACTTATCTAGCATTAAAATGCACCAACTGAGCATGGGGATGTCAGGCGATTACCAACTGGCAATACAAGCCGGTACAACAATGGTCAGGTTAGGAACCATTCTGTTTGGTGAAAGACTGTATCAGTGA
- the pipX gene encoding transcriptional coactivator PipX: MYSENSETYINHPTWGLLYRICMVDENQELFTTLYAQRLFFLVTSDAKGLKFQSIGRTEARMLLETRLRNLRRSGQSQEYDQLHSVFQRTFQ, encoded by the coding sequence ATGTACTCAGAAAACTCGGAAACTTACATAAATCATCCAACTTGGGGTTTGCTCTATAGGATTTGTATGGTAGACGAGAACCAGGAGTTGTTCACTACACTTTACGCACAGCGCTTGTTCTTTTTAGTAACATCTGATGCGAAGGGTCTCAAATTCCAGTCAATTGGACGAACAGAAGCCAGAATGTTATTAGAAACCCGTTTACGTAATCTACGACGTAGCGGACAATCACAAGAGTACGATCAGCTTCACAGTGTTTTCCAACGCACCTTCCAATGA
- the rfbC gene encoding dTDP-4-dehydrorhamnose 3,5-epimerase — translation MNIITTKIPEVLIIEPKVFQDERGFFFEAFNYKIFTEQTGIFVNFVQDNHSASKQNVLRGLHYQIQQPQGKLIRAIAGTIFDVAVDIRKSSPTFGQWVGCELSDLNKRQLWIPPGFAHGFVVRSETAEVLYKTTDYYAPKYDRCIIWDDLDLAIDWHLTNPPILSPKDAAGQSFKTAEIFL, via the coding sequence ATGAATATTATCACTACGAAAATCCCCGAAGTTCTAATTATCGAACCTAAAGTCTTTCAGGACGAGCGAGGCTTTTTCTTTGAAGCTTTCAATTATAAAATTTTTACAGAGCAAACAGGTATTTTTGTCAACTTTGTACAAGACAATCACTCAGCCTCAAAACAGAATGTCCTGCGGGGATTGCATTACCAAATACAACAACCGCAGGGCAAGCTTATTCGTGCGATCGCTGGCACTATCTTTGATGTAGCTGTAGATATTAGAAAAAGTTCTCCCACTTTCGGTCAATGGGTTGGCTGTGAACTCAGCGATCTCAATAAACGACAATTGTGGATACCTCCTGGTTTTGCCCACGGTTTTGTCGTCCGTTCAGAAACCGCCGAAGTTCTATACAAAACTACAGATTACTACGCCCCCAAATACGATCGCTGTATTATTTGGGACGATCTTGATTTAGCCATAGATTGGCATTTGACAAACCCGCCCATTCTATCTCCCAAAGACGCTGCCGGTCAATCTTTCAAAACTGCTGAGATTTTTTTATAA